The genomic stretch AAGATGATACGGTACAGGGGATTCGCTTGGAAAACGGCGAAGAGATCACCGCAGATGCGGTCCTGTCGACGGTGGGAATTCCAGGAACAGCTCAATTAAGCGGCTGGCCCCTGGACATTGACGAGTATATTGGTAGAATGACCTTTATGGAGACCATCTCCATGCTGCCGGAACTGCACCTGCCGCCGGAAAGGGCAGGGCGGACCATCCTGTTTTACAGCCTCAATGACGAGTTGAGGTATCATCGACCTGCCGAGCCCATTGATCCTTCCTGGGGTGTGATCTGCTTTCCGGATAATTTCCAGGGGCTTGAGCGTCAAAACGATGCACCGACCCAGGTTCGGGTGACCAATGCGGCCAATTATGACCTCTGGCAGCAGGCAGCGGCCGACAGGGAGCAGTACCGGCACCTTAAAGAAGCATGCGGGCGGCAGTCGGTAGCTGCGGTGAGTAAGATCCTTGGCAATTATACCCAGGGTGCGATCTTTCAGGACAGCTTCACGCCCATGACCATTGAGCGATTTACGGAAAAAAGGGGTGGAGCCGTGTACGGTAGCCCAATCAAGATTAAGAGCGGCAGAACCCCCTGGTCGAACCTCTTTATTGCGGGCACGGATCAGGGCTATCTGGGTATTGTCGGGGCCATGCTCAGTGGCGTGACTATTGTGAACCAGCATCTGTTGACCTGAACGGAGAATAGAATAATGGGTTGCAAAGGGACATTAACCTCTTGGGATGATGAAAAGGGATTCGGTTTTATTACCCCTGAAGGGGCCGGGAAACGAATTTTTGTCCACATTAAGTCCTTTACCAACCGCAGACAGCGACCTGAACTTCATCAGATAGTGAGTTATAGCTTGTCTTCGGATAATCAGGGCCGCCCTTGCGCAGTGCAGGTTGCCTTGCCTCATGAAAAACGTAAACTGAAGATGAAGAAAGGTACCTGCTCCTATACAATCGCTTTTTTCTTTCTTGCAGCTGTCACCTGTTCATTTTTTGCCGGAAAAATACCGCTTCTGATTATCTGTCTGTATTTCATTATCAGTCTACTGACCTTTCTTGTTTACGCGAAAGATAAATCAGCAGCAAAGAAAGGGGCGTGGCGGACACCGGAAAGTACCCTCCATCTGTTTTCACTGTTCGGGGGCTGGCCGGGTGCGCTTGTTGCGCAACAAACATTACGTCACAAGTCGAAAAAGCAATCGTTTCGTTTTGTGTTTTGGTTAACGGTCCTGCTGAATTGCGCTGGATTGTTCTGGTTATTTACACCGACGGGAGCGGCTAAGCTCAATCTGCTGATAGAGAAAGGCCGTGAAATTGGCCTGCTGAAAAATATTTTTTAAGAATTTCTCTATGGTTTGCCCCCTTTTTTCCTTAAACGTATTTTCATATCCATGAAAGAAAAATACATGCTGAGGGAGGTTTTTGATGCCCTGCCTTCCATGGTCTTTGTGGTCGATCAGGATGTTAGGATTCAGGAATATAATGCGGCGGCAGAGGAATTTATGCGCTCCGGGCGAAACACCATTCTTCAACAGCGTGCCGGAGAAATACTTCATTGTATTCATTCTAAAAAAGCACCAAAAGGGTGCGGAAGGTCGCACAAATGCTCTGATTGCATTATTAGAAATTCCGTCACTCAGGCCTTGCAGGGCAAGCGTGTTGTTCGCCGGCGGACTCGTATGGAAATCATGCAGAATGATCATAAGACCGAGATATACGCATTAGTCACGGTATCACAGTTTTCCTTTCGCGGCAGTCCCCATGCCCTTTTGGTGATTGAAGAAATCAACGAGATAGCTGAATTGTACAATATGATCTTCATCTGTCCGGTTTGCGGGAAAGTACAGGACGATAAGAAAGTCTGGATGCAGGTTGAGGCATATTTCAAAAATAACTGGAATGTCGAATGCTCACACGGCTATTGTCCTGATTGCTTTAAGATGGAGATGAAAAAAATAAAATCATCTTCAAAGAACAGGAAGAATTTGCCGATTATTGATTAAAGCGGATTATTTCGCGGGAAAAACGATTCAACAGCCTTGGGTAAAGCACTCTGGGTAATTTGTTAACATGGAAAGAGTTTATTGCTATGTCCTGTACACCTCTTGACAAGGTTCAAAACAGCTACGATGTTATTGTTATCGGCTCCGGTCTCGGCGGCCTGACCTGTGCCAACCGCCTTGCCAAGGCGGGCCATGCGGTTCTCCTGCTGGAGCATCATATCCAGTTGGGGGGGTTGGCGACCTGGTTTAAGCGGGGAGGGCATATCTTTGATGTCTCGCTGCATGGTTTTCCGCACGGGATGATCAAGACCTGCAAAAAATACTGGTCCAAGGAAATTAAAGACTCCATTGTCCAGCTCAAAAAGATTGCCTTTGATAATCCTCAGTTTTCCCTGACCACCACCTTTGCCAAGGATGATTTTGTTCGCATCCTCCATGAGGATTTCAAGATTGATCGGACCACAGTGGATGATTTTTTCAACACAGTCAGGGCGATGAATTTTTATGATGATCAGGGCATGACCACCCGGGAGCTTTTTGAGCAGTTCTTTCCGGGGCGATCCGATGTCCATCGCCTCCTTATGGAGCCCATTACCTATGCCAACGGCTCTACGCTGGATGAGCCCGCCATTACCTACGGGATTGTCTTTTCCAATTTCATGAGTCGGGGTGTGTTCACCTTTGAGGGCGGTACAGATAAACTCATCGGCATGATGGCGGATGATCTGGAAAGGAGCGGGGTGACCGTCTGCACCGGGGCCAAGGTCGAGCGGGTCTTGGTTGATAACGGCAAAACCAGGGGCGTCCTTGTCGGAGGTCGGGAAATTACGGCCAAGGCTGTGGTCTCTAATTCCGGCATCACCAATACCATTGATAACTTAGCTGGACGAGAAGCCTTTAGCGCTGATTTTCTTTCTCGTTTCGATAAGGTGGTGGTGAATAACTCTTCCTGCCAGGTTTATTTTGGTATTCGTAAGGGCGAGTCCTTCCCGGATATAGGAGATCTGCTCTTTACCTCAACGTCTGAGAAATTTTCCTCAGAAGAAATGCGGCGCATGGACACCAAGAGCCGCACCTTCTCGGTCTACTATCCTAAGACCCGTCCAGAAAAGCCGGATTACACCGTGGTTGCCTCTATGAACGGTAATTACGACGACTGGGCAGGGCTGGATGATGTTGCCTATAAAGAAGCCAAAGAGGTTATGGTGGAGCGTTGCTTTGTTGATTTGGAGCGATATATCCCCGGCATCCGTGATAAAGTGGATACCATTTCTTCAGCCACACCCAAGACTTTTAATCGCTACACCCTCCATACCAGAGGCACCTCCTTCGGCACCAAGTTCGAGGGGCTGGATATCTCCCGTTCTCTCTTTAAAGAGGTGGGCGGTCTGTTTCATGTGGGTTCGGTGGGAATTATCATGAGTGGCTGGCTGGGGGCGATCAATTACGGGGTGATTGTGGCCAATGATGTGGATGCGTATGTCCGTGCATAAGGGGTCCAATAGCC from Candidatus Electrothrix communis encodes the following:
- a CDS encoding DUF1294 domain-containing protein — encoded protein: MGCKGTLTSWDDEKGFGFITPEGAGKRIFVHIKSFTNRRQRPELHQIVSYSLSSDNQGRPCAVQVALPHEKRKLKMKKGTCSYTIAFFFLAAVTCSFFAGKIPLLIICLYFIISLLTFLVYAKDKSAAKKGAWRTPESTLHLFSLFGGWPGALVAQQTLRHKSKKQSFRFVFWLTVLLNCAGLFWLFTPTGAAKLNLLIEKGREIGLLKNIF
- a CDS encoding PAS domain-containing protein, giving the protein MLREVFDALPSMVFVVDQDVRIQEYNAAAEEFMRSGRNTILQQRAGEILHCIHSKKAPKGCGRSHKCSDCIIRNSVTQALQGKRVVRRRTRMEIMQNDHKTEIYALVTVSQFSFRGSPHALLVIEEINEIAELYNMIFICPVCGKVQDDKKVWMQVEAYFKNNWNVECSHGYCPDCFKMEMKKIKSSSKNRKNLPIID
- a CDS encoding NAD(P)/FAD-dependent oxidoreductase; this translates as MSCTPLDKVQNSYDVIVIGSGLGGLTCANRLAKAGHAVLLLEHHIQLGGLATWFKRGGHIFDVSLHGFPHGMIKTCKKYWSKEIKDSIVQLKKIAFDNPQFSLTTTFAKDDFVRILHEDFKIDRTTVDDFFNTVRAMNFYDDQGMTTRELFEQFFPGRSDVHRLLMEPITYANGSTLDEPAITYGIVFSNFMSRGVFTFEGGTDKLIGMMADDLERSGVTVCTGAKVERVLVDNGKTRGVLVGGREITAKAVVSNSGITNTIDNLAGREAFSADFLSRFDKVVVNNSSCQVYFGIRKGESFPDIGDLLFTSTSEKFSSEEMRRMDTKSRTFSVYYPKTRPEKPDYTVVASMNGNYDDWAGLDDVAYKEAKEVMVERCFVDLERYIPGIRDKVDTISSATPKTFNRYTLHTRGTSFGTKFEGLDISRSLFKEVGGLFHVGSVGIIMSGWLGAINYGVIVANDVDAYVRA